A window of Aeromicrobium sp. Root236 contains these coding sequences:
- a CDS encoding CAP domain-containing protein — MKKILNPRALAGALFAVLVLTAMPASAMTPYTYEYDVIRWTNIKRVDHDKTKVKAQSCVDRYAERQAAWMASHKELKHQRMQPIMDACGLSLVSENIAYGFGSGYRVVGAWMKSSGHRANLLNGKVRLIGVGAVQDDDGVWWVSQVFGRKQ, encoded by the coding sequence ATGAAAAAAATACTGAACCCGCGCGCTCTTGCGGGAGCTTTGTTCGCAGTTCTGGTCCTGACGGCTATGCCGGCCTCGGCGATGACGCCCTACACCTACGAGTACGACGTCATCAGGTGGACCAACATCAAGCGGGTCGATCACGACAAGACCAAGGTCAAGGCCCAGTCGTGCGTCGACCGCTACGCCGAACGGCAGGCAGCGTGGATGGCCAGTCACAAGGAGCTCAAGCACCAGAGGATGCAGCCGATCATGGACGCCTGCGGATTGTCCTTGGTGTCGGAGAACATCGCGTACGGATTCGGCAGCGGTTACCGAGTCGTCGGCGCGTGGATGAAGTCGTCCGGCCACCGGGCCAACCTGCTCAACGGCAAGGTCCGCTTGATCGGCGTCGGGGCCGTGCAGGACGACGACGGAGTGTGGTGGGTGTCGCAGGTGTTCGGTCGAAAGCAGTGA
- a CDS encoding cold-shock protein, with amino-acid sequence MATGTVKWFNADKGFGFIAPDDGSEDVFAHFSAIQSSGYRSLNENQKVEFDVEQGQKGLQAANIRPL; translated from the coding sequence ATGGCAACAGGAACCGTCAAGTGGTTCAACGCTGACAAGGGCTTCGGATTCATCGCCCCCGACGACGGCAGCGAAGACGTCTTCGCGCACTTCAGCGCCATCCAGTCCAGCGGCTACCGCTCGCTGAACGAGAACCAGAAGGTCGAGTTCGACGTCGAGCAGGGCCAGAAGGGCCTGCAGGCCGCCAACATCCGGCCCCTTTAG
- a CDS encoding sorbosone dehydrogenase family protein — protein sequence MERRSLLTGLAAIGAATLVGCGSDGEKPSPTRTPSGSPATTTATATPTSVDPTIASTIATGLNVPWDIVFLESGDAFVSQRDKGSIVRITPGGKVTKVGDVDGASGAPGGEGGLLGLALAPDDESTLFAFVTTDSDNRVVRLTLKGGVIASQKPILTGIGIGGRHHGGRLLFDGEGNLFVSTGDAGDGPLAQDKNSLNGKVLRITHDGKAAADNPFGNRTWSYGHRNIEGLAYDADGRLWATEFGDKAKDELNLIARGGNYGWPMVEGLSEDDDLVNPKVTWPTDDCSPAGLAITRSTAFLGALQGECLFAVPLDGDHAGKPKAYFAGDHGRIRTVVTAPDGALWVTTSNTDGRGDPRDRDDRILRVTL from the coding sequence ATGGAACGCCGAAGCCTGCTGACCGGCCTCGCCGCGATCGGTGCCGCGACCCTCGTGGGCTGCGGCAGCGACGGGGAGAAGCCCAGCCCGACGCGTACGCCGTCCGGGAGTCCCGCCACGACCACGGCCACGGCCACCCCCACCAGCGTCGACCCCACGATCGCCTCGACGATCGCCACCGGTCTCAACGTGCCATGGGACATCGTGTTCCTCGAGAGCGGCGACGCGTTCGTGTCGCAGCGCGACAAGGGCTCGATCGTCCGCATCACGCCCGGCGGCAAGGTCACCAAGGTCGGCGACGTCGACGGTGCATCAGGTGCCCCCGGGGGAGAAGGTGGCCTGCTCGGGCTGGCGCTGGCACCGGACGACGAGTCGACGCTGTTCGCGTTCGTCACGACCGACTCGGACAACCGGGTCGTCCGCCTGACGCTCAAGGGTGGCGTGATCGCCTCGCAGAAGCCGATCCTGACCGGCATCGGGATCGGCGGCCGGCACCACGGCGGACGCCTCTTGTTCGACGGCGAGGGCAACCTGTTCGTCTCGACCGGGGACGCCGGCGACGGCCCGCTGGCGCAGGACAAGAATTCTCTCAACGGCAAGGTCCTGCGGATCACCCACGACGGCAAGGCGGCCGCCGACAACCCGTTCGGCAACCGCACCTGGTCGTACGGGCACCGCAACATCGAGGGCCTCGCGTACGACGCGGACGGCCGGCTGTGGGCCACGGAGTTCGGTGACAAGGCCAAGGACGAGCTCAACCTCATCGCGCGTGGGGGCAACTACGGCTGGCCGATGGTCGAGGGCCTGTCCGAGGACGACGACCTGGTCAACCCGAAGGTCACGTGGCCCACGGACGACTGCTCACCGGCCGGCCTGGCGATCACCCGGTCGACGGCGTTCCTCGGAGCGCTGCAGGGCGAGTGCCTCTTCGCGGTACCTCTTGACGGCGACCACGCCGGGAAGCCCAAGGCGTACTTCGCCGGCGACCACGGGCGCATCCGCACGGTCGTCACGGCCCCGGACGGTGCGCTGTGGGTCACCACCAGCAACACCGACGGCCGGGGCGACCCGCGGGACCGCGACGACCGGATCCTCCGCGTGACGCTCTGA
- a CDS encoding protein kinase: MPPLLGGRYRLDKLIGGGGMGEVWQGHDEVLDRTVAIKIIRPHLADDENIRARLRVEAQLAGKLHHPGIVDVFDYGEDEEDGKPVPFLVMPLIDGAPLSALLAERGTLSTGETMAIVSEIAAALEVAHEAGIVHRDLKPGNILVTPDGRVMLVDFGIAHAAGGEPLTQTGALVGTADYLSPEQAAGRTATPASDLYSLGVVAYTCLSGALPFHRDSDIATALAHLNDAAPALPETVPDEATTLVGALLAKEPSARPSSATAVSVEAAALATSIPAPPGHAPEMSGEPTMPDAAARPDDTLPGIVERPVSVGAPGDDPATLVAAPTGGSTVAAEHERRGRPRRMVLLSSALVVLIAAALGWMLLGGGADTVTVPNVDGKSQSAATAALEKAGLEVEIRKVDVAHIKAGEVVRQSPRAGTDVDEGSTVTLSVATGRVRIPVDKLVGSTYDEAAALLDRYGLKATPLFAQSDKPAGTVIDVDPSTTAKSGATVTLTVSNGVVPRDSSNEGKGKGKKDPKEEKKPAGKKDPKPKDQPDPSQPTPTDTSTTPTDGS; this comes from the coding sequence ATGCCTCCCCTGCTCGGCGGTCGATACCGCCTCGACAAGCTCATCGGTGGTGGCGGCATGGGCGAGGTCTGGCAGGGCCACGACGAGGTCCTCGACCGCACGGTCGCGATCAAGATCATCCGCCCACACCTCGCCGACGACGAGAACATCCGGGCGCGACTGCGGGTCGAGGCCCAGCTGGCCGGCAAGCTGCATCATCCCGGCATCGTCGACGTGTTCGACTACGGCGAGGACGAGGAGGACGGCAAGCCGGTGCCGTTCCTGGTCATGCCGCTGATCGACGGCGCGCCGTTGTCGGCGCTGCTGGCCGAGCGGGGCACACTGTCGACCGGCGAGACGATGGCCATTGTCTCCGAGATCGCCGCGGCACTGGAGGTCGCGCACGAGGCCGGCATCGTGCACCGCGACCTCAAGCCCGGCAACATCCTGGTGACCCCCGACGGCCGGGTCATGCTGGTGGACTTCGGGATCGCGCACGCGGCAGGCGGCGAGCCGCTCACCCAGACCGGCGCTCTGGTCGGCACCGCGGACTACCTCAGCCCGGAGCAGGCCGCGGGACGTACGGCCACCCCCGCCTCGGACCTCTACTCCTTGGGCGTGGTCGCCTACACCTGTCTCAGCGGCGCCCTGCCGTTCCACCGTGACAGCGACATCGCCACAGCCCTGGCCCACCTGAACGATGCTGCTCCGGCACTGCCGGAGACCGTGCCCGACGAGGCGACGACCCTTGTCGGCGCGCTGCTGGCCAAGGAGCCCAGCGCACGACCGTCGTCCGCGACGGCGGTGTCCGTGGAGGCCGCGGCGCTCGCGACATCGATCCCCGCGCCGCCGGGCCACGCGCCGGAGATGAGCGGCGAGCCGACCATGCCCGATGCCGCCGCACGACCCGACGACACCCTCCCGGGCATCGTGGAGCGGCCCGTCAGCGTGGGCGCTCCCGGAGACGACCCCGCAACCCTCGTCGCCGCCCCGACTGGCGGGAGCACGGTGGCTGCCGAGCACGAACGCCGCGGGCGACCCCGGCGCATGGTGCTCCTCAGCTCGGCGCTGGTCGTGCTGATCGCTGCAGCGCTCGGCTGGATGCTCCTGGGCGGAGGCGCGGACACCGTGACGGTGCCCAACGTCGACGGCAAGTCACAGAGTGCCGCCACGGCCGCGCTAGAGAAGGCCGGGCTCGAGGTCGAGATCCGCAAGGTCGACGTGGCGCACATCAAGGCCGGCGAGGTCGTGCGCCAGTCCCCCAGGGCCGGCACCGATGTCGACGAGGGCTCGACCGTCACGCTGTCGGTCGCCACCGGGCGCGTACGCATCCCGGTCGACAAGCTCGTCGGGTCGACGTACGACGAGGCCGCCGCGCTCCTCGACCGCTACGGGCTCAAGGCCACCCCCTTGTTCGCGCAGTCCGACAAGCCTGCGGGGACCGTGATCGACGTCGATCCCAGCACCACGGCGAAGTCCGGCGCCACCGTGACGCTGACCGTCTCCAACGGCGTCGTGCCGCGGGACTCCTCGAATGAAGGCAAGGGCAAGGGCAAGAAGGACCCGAAGGAGGAGAAGAAGCCCGCCGGCAAGAAGGACCCGAAGCCCAAGGACCAGCCCGATCCCTCGCAACCGACACCGACGGACACGTCGACCACGCCGACGGACGGCTCCTGA